The Pseudomonas fluorescens genome includes a window with the following:
- a CDS encoding dihydrofolate reductase codes for MNKTLPLSLIAALGENRVIGVDNSMPWHLPGDFKYFKATTLGKPIIMGRKTWDSLGRPLPGRLNIVVSRQPGLVLEGAEVFSTLEAAVARAEAWALEQGVDELMLIGGAQLYAQALAQADRLYLTRVALSPEGDAWFPEFDSSQWTLVSNQPNPAEGDKPAYSFEVWEKR; via the coding sequence ATGAACAAAACTCTCCCCCTAAGCCTGATCGCAGCCCTCGGTGAAAACCGTGTGATCGGCGTCGACAACAGCATGCCCTGGCACCTGCCGGGGGATTTCAAATACTTCAAGGCCACCACCCTGGGCAAGCCGATCATCATGGGGCGCAAGACCTGGGATTCCCTCGGTCGACCGCTGCCGGGACGCCTGAACATCGTGGTCAGCCGTCAGCCGGGCCTGGTGCTGGAAGGCGCGGAAGTGTTCTCCACCCTGGAGGCGGCGGTGGCGCGCGCCGAGGCCTGGGCGCTGGAACAGGGCGTCGATGAGCTGATGTTGATCGGCGGCGCGCAACTGTACGCCCAGGCGCTGGCGCAGGCGGATCGGCTGTACCTGACCCGCGTGGCCTTGAGCCCGGAGGGGGATGCTTGGTTTCCGGAATTCGATTCGAGCCAGTGGACGTTGGTTTCGAACCAACCGAACCCGGCGGAAGGGGATAAGCCTGCCTACAGCTTCGAGGTGTGGGAGAAGCGTTGA
- a CDS encoding L-cystine transporter, producing MNLPLTLNLLVFLALLFGLAQTRHRTGSLARKVLLALVLGVAFGLALHTIYGAGNPVLKASIGWFDLVGNGYVQLLQMIVIPLVFASILSAVARLHNASSLGKISFLTIGTLLLTTAIAALIGIGLTNLFGLTAEGLVAGPQELARLQVIQSDYAGKVADLNVPQLLLSFIPQNPFADLARAKPTSIISVVIFAAFLGVAALQLLKDDVEKGQKVINAIDTLQSWVTRLVRLVMKLTPYGVLALMTKVVAGSNLQDIIKLGSFVVVSYLGLGLMFVVHGLLVSAAGINPLRFFRKIWPVLTFAFTSRSSAATIPLSIEAQTSRLGIPRTIASFSASFGATIGQNGCAGLYPAMLAVMVAPTVGINPLDPVWIATLVAIVTLSSAGVAGVGGGATFAALIVLPAMGLPVALVALLISVEPLIDMGRTALNVSGSITAGAITSQVMQQTDKALLNAEEHGELVHA from the coding sequence ATGAATCTGCCGCTGACCCTCAATCTGCTGGTGTTCCTCGCCTTGCTGTTCGGCCTGGCACAAACCCGTCACCGCACCGGGAGCCTGGCCAGGAAAGTGCTGCTGGCACTGGTACTGGGCGTGGCGTTCGGTCTCGCCCTGCACACGATTTATGGCGCCGGCAACCCGGTGCTCAAGGCCTCGATCGGCTGGTTCGACCTGGTGGGCAACGGCTACGTGCAGTTGCTGCAAATGATCGTTATCCCGCTGGTCTTCGCCTCGATCCTCAGCGCCGTGGCCCGCCTGCATAACGCCTCGTCCCTGGGCAAGATCAGCTTCCTGACCATCGGCACGCTGCTGCTGACCACCGCCATCGCCGCGCTGATCGGTATTGGCCTGACCAACCTGTTCGGCCTGACCGCCGAAGGCCTGGTGGCCGGCCCCCAGGAACTGGCGCGCCTGCAAGTGATCCAGAGCGACTACGCCGGCAAGGTCGCCGACCTGAATGTCCCGCAATTGCTGCTTTCGTTCATTCCGCAAAACCCCTTTGCCGACCTGGCCCGGGCCAAGCCGACCTCGATCATCAGCGTGGTGATCTTCGCCGCGTTCCTCGGGGTCGCGGCGCTGCAGTTGCTCAAGGACGACGTGGAGAAAGGCCAGAAAGTGATCAACGCCATCGACACCCTGCAAAGCTGGGTGACGCGCCTGGTGCGCCTGGTAATGAAGCTGACGCCGTACGGTGTGCTGGCGCTGATGACCAAGGTGGTGGCCGGTTCCAACCTGCAGGACATCATCAAGCTCGGCAGTTTTGTCGTGGTGTCGTACCTGGGGCTGGGCCTGATGTTCGTGGTCCATGGCCTGCTGGTGTCTGCTGCCGGGATCAACCCGTTGCGCTTTTTCCGCAAGATCTGGCCGGTGCTGACCTTCGCCTTCACCAGCCGCTCAAGCGCGGCCACCATCCCGTTGAGCATTGAAGCCCAGACCAGCCGCCTCGGCATTCCACGGACGATTGCCAGCTTCAGCGCCTCGTTCGGCGCCACCATCGGCCAGAACGGTTGTGCCGGCCTTTATCCGGCCATGCTGGCGGTGATGGTCGCGCCGACTGTGGGCATCAACCCGCTGGATCCGGTGTGGATCGCGACGCTGGTGGCGATTGTGACGTTGAGTTCGGCCGGTGTGGCCGGGGTCGGTGGCGGCGCGACGTTCGCCGCGCTGATCGTGCTGCCGGCCATGGGGTTGCCGGTCGCGCTAGTGGCGTTGCTGATTTCCGTCGAACCGCTGATCGACATGGGCCGTACGGCGTTGAACGTCAGCGGCTCGATCACCGCCGGGGCGATTACCAGCCAGGTGATGCAGCAGACTGACAAGGCGCTGCTGAATGCCGAGGAGCATGGGGAGTTGGTACACGCTTGA
- the ilvD gene encoding dihydroxy-acid dehydratase: MPDYRSKTSTHGRNMAGARALWRATGMKDDDFKKPIIAIANSFTQFVPGHVHLKDLGQLVAREIERVGGVAKEFNTIAVDDGIAMGHDGMLYSLPSREIIADSVEYMVNAHCADAIVCISNCDKITPGMLMAALRLNIPVIFVSGGPMEAGKTKLASHGLDLVDAMVIAADSSASDEKVAEYERSACPTCGSCSGMFTANSMNCLTEALGLALPGNGSTLATHSDREQLFLQAGRTIVELCKRYYGENDESVLPRNIANFKAFENAMTLDIAMGGSTNTILHLLAAAQEAEIDFDLRDIDRLSRHVPQLCKVAPNIQKYHMEDVHRAGGIFSILGSLARGGLLHTDLPTVHSKTMAEAIAKWDITQTTDEAVHHFFKAGPAGIPTQTAFSQSTRWETLDDDRENGCIRSVEHAYSKEGGLAVLYGNIALDGCVVKTAGVDESIHVFEGNAKIFESQDSAVRGILADEVKAGDIVIIRYEGPKGGPGMQEMLYPTSYLKSKGLGKACALLTDGRFSGGTSGLSIGHASPEAAAGGAIGLVRDGDKVLIDIPNRSINLLISDEELAGRRVEQDNKGWKPVEVRPRKVTTALKAYALLATSADKGAVRNKAMLDGL; encoded by the coding sequence ATGCCTGATTACCGCTCGAAAACATCCACCCATGGCCGCAACATGGCCGGCGCCCGTGCCTTGTGGCGCGCCACGGGGATGAAGGATGACGACTTCAAGAAGCCGATCATCGCCATTGCCAACTCCTTCACCCAGTTCGTACCGGGTCACGTGCATCTCAAGGACCTGGGTCAGTTGGTCGCCCGGGAAATCGAACGCGTGGGCGGCGTTGCCAAGGAATTCAACACCATCGCCGTGGACGATGGCATCGCCATGGGCCATGACGGCATGCTCTATTCGCTGCCCAGCCGCGAGATCATCGCCGACTCCGTCGAGTACATGGTCAATGCCCACTGCGCCGACGCCATCGTGTGCATTTCCAACTGCGACAAGATCACCCCGGGCATGCTCATGGCCGCCCTGCGCCTGAACATCCCGGTAATCTTCGTCTCCGGCGGCCCGATGGAAGCCGGCAAGACCAAGCTCGCCAGCCACGGCCTCGACTTGGTCGACGCCATGGTGATCGCCGCCGACTCCAGCGCCTCCGACGAGAAGGTTGCCGAGTACGAGCGCAGCGCCTGCCCGACCTGCGGCTCGTGCTCCGGCATGTTCACCGCCAACTCGATGAACTGCCTCACCGAAGCCTTGGGCCTGGCCTTGCCAGGTAACGGCTCCACCCTGGCCACCCACAGCGACCGCGAACAGCTGTTCCTGCAGGCCGGCCGGACCATCGTCGAGCTGTGCAAGCGCTACTATGGCGAAAACGACGAGTCGGTGTTGCCGCGTAACATCGCCAACTTCAAGGCGTTCGAAAACGCCATGACCCTGGACATCGCCATGGGCGGTTCCACCAACACCATCCTGCACTTGCTGGCCGCGGCCCAGGAAGCCGAGATCGATTTCGACCTGCGCGACATCGACCGCCTGTCCCGTCACGTGCCGCAACTGTGCAAGGTCGCGCCGAACATCCAGAAGTACCACATGGAAGACGTGCACCGCGCCGGCGGGATCTTCAGCATCCTCGGCTCCCTGGCCCGTGGCGGCCTGCTGCACACCGACCTGCCAACCGTGCACAGCAAGACCATGGCCGAAGCCATCGCCAAGTGGGACATCACCCAGACCACCGACGAGGCCGTTCACCACTTCTTCAAGGCCGGCCCGGCGGGCATTCCGACGCAAACCGCGTTCAGCCAGTCGACCCGTTGGGAAACCCTGGACGACGACCGTGAAAACGGCTGCATCCGCAGCGTCGAGCACGCGTATTCCAAGGAAGGCGGCCTGGCCGTGCTCTACGGCAACATCGCCCTGGATGGCTGCGTGGTGAAAACCGCCGGTGTCGACGAGTCGATCCATGTGTTCGAAGGCAACGCGAAGATTTTCGAAAGCCAGGACAGCGCCGTACGGGGCATCCTCGCTGACGAAGTGAAGGCCGGCGACATCGTGATCATTCGCTACGAAGGTCCGAAAGGCGGCCCGGGCATGCAGGAAATGCTCTACCCAACCTCCTACCTGAAGTCCAAGGGCCTGGGCAAAGCCTGCGCCTTGCTGACCGATGGCCGGTTCTCCGGCGGCACCTCGGGCCTGTCCATCGGCCACGCTTCGCCGGAGGCTGCGGCAGGCGGCGCCATCGGTCTGGTGCGGGACGGCGACAAGGTCCTGATCGACATTCCGAACCGCTCGATCAACCTGTTGATCAGCGACGAAGAGCTGGCCGGGCGTCGCGTCGAACAGGACAACAAAGGCTGGAAACCGGTGGAAGTGCGTCCACGCAAAGTCACCACGGCCCTCAAGGCCTACGCCCTGCTCGCCACCAGCGCCGACAAGGGCGCGGTGCGTAACAAGGCGATGCTCGACGGCCTGTAA
- a CDS encoding MFS transporter has product MTDPQNHLATRKPATVGLLLTLTLLGVFPIDVVLPSFPALSEQFERPSSDIALSVSLFAVGIALSQLLVGPLSDVMGRKNLLLIGISVSAVGATGCVLTDGYWSFLFFRVVQALGCGCFVLSQALIQDLFTGGEQQRLRIFLVTCGGIFISVSPLAGTGLQSWMGWRGSFLVFAALAVGVFAGASLLLKPTPAGRPRQRLDFIASYRNVCGDFSFMTYWLTSALAFSCHFSFIVISPLLLIDQLQLSPEAFSWALLGYGLAYIGGGAVATVLSNRIAPQTQIITGLGLILAAGILMLGLSSQLGLSITTLLLPMIVCTAGTTIARAAAHTLAMNRFPEQAGTSASAGSVLIFIVGGLTSAAISLTPLDRQMTLALCLMLLSALGLGLNSLARHRHRALLAG; this is encoded by the coding sequence ATGACTGATCCGCAAAACCACCTGGCCACCCGCAAACCCGCCACCGTCGGCCTATTGCTGACCCTGACACTGCTCGGGGTCTTTCCAATCGACGTCGTGCTGCCTTCGTTCCCCGCCCTGTCCGAGCAGTTCGAACGTCCATCGTCGGACATTGCCCTGTCTGTCAGCCTGTTCGCGGTGGGCATCGCCCTTTCGCAACTGCTGGTTGGCCCACTCTCCGACGTCATGGGACGAAAGAACCTGCTGTTGATCGGGATCAGCGTTTCAGCGGTCGGGGCAACAGGTTGCGTACTCACCGATGGCTACTGGTCCTTTCTGTTTTTCCGCGTCGTCCAGGCCTTGGGCTGCGGTTGTTTCGTGCTGTCCCAGGCGTTGATACAGGACTTGTTCACAGGCGGGGAGCAGCAGCGACTGCGTATATTCCTGGTCACCTGCGGCGGCATTTTCATTTCCGTTTCGCCCCTGGCCGGCACCGGGCTGCAAAGCTGGATGGGCTGGCGCGGCAGCTTCCTGGTGTTCGCGGCCCTGGCGGTCGGCGTGTTTGCGGGCGCCAGCCTGTTACTCAAACCTACCCCCGCGGGTCGCCCACGCCAGCGCCTGGACTTCATTGCGTCTTATCGAAACGTCTGTGGCGACTTCAGCTTCATGACCTATTGGTTGACATCGGCACTGGCCTTTTCCTGCCACTTTTCGTTTATCGTCATTTCGCCGCTGCTGCTCATCGATCAGTTACAACTCTCGCCCGAGGCCTTTTCGTGGGCACTGCTGGGCTACGGACTGGCTTATATCGGCGGCGGAGCGGTGGCGACCGTGCTGAGCAATCGAATCGCCCCCCAGACGCAAATCATCACAGGCCTTGGCCTGATCCTGGCGGCGGGGATCCTGATGCTTGGGCTCTCCAGCCAATTGGGCTTGTCGATCACCACCCTGCTGCTGCCCATGATCGTGTGCACCGCCGGAACGACCATTGCCCGGGCGGCGGCCCATACCCTGGCAATGAACAGATTCCCGGAGCAAGCCGGTACGTCCGCCTCGGCCGGTAGCGTGCTGATCTTCATCGTCGGCGGCCTGACCAGTGCTGCGATCAGCCTCACCCCGCTGGACAGGCAGATGACGCTGGCCCTGTGCCTGATGCTGCTCAGCGCCCTGGGGCTGGGGCTCAATAGCCTGGCCCGGCACCGTCACAGGGCGCTGTTGGCAGGCTGA
- a CDS encoding class I SAM-dependent rRNA methyltransferase has protein sequence MSLPSLRLKANADRRLRAGHLWVYSNEIDVAATPLHGFKAGDQAILEAAGGKPLGIVAMSPNNLICARLLSRDVKLPLDKSLLVHRLNVALSLRERLFDKPFYRLVYGDSDLLPGLVVDRFGDILVVQIASATMEAHKDDVIAALTQVLKPSGILFKNDSAARDAEGLNRYVETVFGLVPEWVALEENGVKFEAPVMEGQKTGWFYDHRMNRARLAPYAKGKRVLDLFSYIGGWGVQAAAFGASEVFCVDASAFALDGVERNAALNGFAEKLTCIEGDVFEALKELKASEERFDVIVADPPAFIKRKKDLKNGEGAYRRLNEQAMRLLSKDGILVSASCSMHLPEDDLQNILLTSARHLDRNIQLLERGGQGPDHPVHPAIAETRYIKSITCRLLPNS, from the coding sequence ATGTCCCTGCCTAGCCTGCGCCTCAAAGCCAACGCCGACCGTCGCCTGCGCGCCGGCCACCTGTGGGTCTACAGCAACGAAATCGATGTAGCCGCCACCCCGCTGCACGGCTTCAAGGCCGGTGACCAGGCCATCCTCGAAGCCGCCGGCGGCAAGCCGCTGGGCATCGTTGCGATGAGCCCCAACAACCTGATCTGCGCCCGGCTGTTGTCCCGCGACGTGAAGCTGCCGCTGGACAAATCCCTGCTGGTGCACCGCCTCAACGTGGCGTTGTCCCTGCGCGAGCGGCTGTTCGACAAGCCGTTCTATCGCCTGGTCTACGGTGATTCCGACCTGTTGCCAGGCCTGGTGGTCGACCGTTTCGGCGACATCCTGGTGGTGCAGATCGCCTCTGCCACCATGGAAGCTCACAAGGACGACGTGATCGCCGCCCTGACCCAGGTGCTCAAGCCCAGCGGCATCCTGTTCAAGAACGACTCCGCGGCCCGTGACGCCGAAGGCCTGAACCGCTACGTCGAGACCGTGTTCGGCCTGGTGCCGGAGTGGGTCGCCCTGGAAGAGAACGGCGTGAAGTTCGAAGCGCCGGTCATGGAAGGCCAGAAAACCGGCTGGTTCTACGACCACCGCATGAACCGCGCACGCCTGGCCCCGTACGCCAAGGGCAAGCGCGTCCTGGACCTGTTCAGCTACATCGGCGGCTGGGGCGTGCAAGCTGCAGCGTTCGGCGCCAGTGAAGTGTTCTGCGTCGATGCTTCGGCCTTTGCCCTCGACGGTGTCGAGCGCAACGCCGCGCTGAACGGCTTTGCCGAGAAGCTGACCTGCATCGAAGGCGACGTGTTCGAAGCCCTGAAGGAGCTCAAGGCCAGCGAAGAACGCTTCGACGTGATCGTGGCCGACCCACCCGCTTTCATCAAGCGCAAGAAAGACCTGAAAAACGGTGAGGGCGCCTATCGCCGCCTCAACGAACAAGCCATGCGCCTGCTCAGCAAGGACGGCATCCTGGTCAGCGCATCGTGCTCGATGCACCTGCCCGAAGACGACCTGCAAAACATCCTGCTGACCAGCGCTCGTCACCTGGACCGCAACATTCAACTGCTCGAACGCGGCGGCCAGGGGCCGGACCATCCGGTACACCCGGCCATTGCCGAAACCCGCTACATCAAGAGCATCACCTGCCGGCTGTTGCCCAACAGCTGA
- a CDS encoding type 1 glutamine amidotransferase domain-containing protein codes for MPGSLNNKRVAILVTDGFEQAELTGPQQALEQAGVKVDIVSAREGQVKGWNHDQPADDFRIDLTFKAANVEQYDAVVLPGGVQNSDTIRIDTDAQKLVKGFEAAGKPIAVICHGGWLLVSSGLVKGKTMTSYKTLKDDLVNAGANWVDKEVVKDGTLISSRQPDDIPAFNRELISALSA; via the coding sequence ATGCCTGGCTCCCTGAACAACAAACGTGTCGCCATCCTCGTGACCGACGGCTTTGAACAGGCCGAACTGACCGGCCCCCAACAGGCGCTGGAACAGGCCGGCGTCAAAGTTGACATCGTTTCGGCCCGCGAAGGCCAGGTCAAAGGCTGGAACCATGACCAGCCGGCCGACGACTTTCGGATCGACCTGACCTTCAAGGCGGCCAATGTCGAACAGTACGACGCCGTGGTGCTGCCCGGTGGCGTGCAGAACTCCGACACCATCCGCATCGACACCGATGCCCAGAAACTGGTCAAGGGCTTCGAGGCGGCGGGCAAGCCCATTGCGGTGATTTGCCATGGCGGCTGGTTGCTGGTGTCGAGCGGGCTGGTCAAGGGCAAGACCATGACCAGCTACAAGACCCTCAAGGATGACCTGGTCAACGCCGGCGCGAACTGGGTCGATAAGGAAGTGGTCAAGGACGGCACATTGATCAGCAGCCGTCAGCCCGATGACATTCCGGCGTTCAACCGCGAGTTGATCAGCGCGTTGTCCGCCTGA
- a CDS encoding HDOD domain-containing protein, whose amino-acid sequence MPPQPQIMVDLQMEQYMPDPDLETIAKLISHDPGLSGALLKIVNSPYYGLRNKITSIQRAVNLLGSRSIINLINAQSIKGELHDDAIVTLNRFWDTAQDVAMTCLTLAKRVGLESGDEAYALGLFHDCGVPLMLKQFPNYMGVLEEAYANANAECRVVDTENREFNTNHAVVGYYTSKSWRLPDHVSQAIANHHNALAIFSDESSRNNSQLKNLLAILKMSENICASHRVLGNQAEDHEWDCVGSLVLDYIGLSEYDFQTQKQEIRDLATR is encoded by the coding sequence GTGCCGCCCCAGCCGCAGATCATGGTGGATCTGCAGATGGAGCAGTACATGCCCGACCCGGACCTGGAGACCATCGCCAAGCTGATCTCCCACGATCCTGGTCTTTCCGGGGCCTTGCTCAAGATCGTCAACTCGCCGTATTACGGCCTGCGCAACAAGATCACCTCGATCCAGCGCGCGGTGAATCTGTTGGGCAGTCGTTCGATCATCAACCTGATCAATGCGCAGTCGATCAAGGGCGAGCTGCACGACGACGCCATCGTGACCCTGAACCGCTTCTGGGATACCGCCCAGGATGTGGCGATGACTTGCCTGACCCTGGCCAAGCGCGTCGGCCTGGAGAGCGGTGACGAAGCCTATGCGCTGGGGTTGTTCCACGATTGCGGGGTGCCGTTGATGCTCAAGCAGTTCCCCAACTACATGGGCGTGCTGGAAGAGGCCTACGCCAATGCCAACGCCGAGTGCCGGGTAGTGGACACCGAGAATCGCGAGTTCAACACTAACCATGCGGTGGTCGGTTACTACACTTCCAAATCCTGGCGCCTGCCGGATCACGTCAGCCAGGCCATCGCCAACCACCACAATGCCCTGGCGATTTTCAGCGACGAGTCTTCACGCAATAACAGCCAGTTGAAGAATCTGCTGGCGATCCTGAAGATGTCCGAGAACATCTGTGCGTCCCACCGGGTGCTCGGCAATCAGGCCGAAGACCACGAGTGGGATTGCGTCGGGAGCCTTGTGCTCGATTACATCGGGTTGTCGGAATACGACTTCCAGACCCAGAAACAGGAAATTCGCGACCTCGCCACTCGTTGA
- the mutM gene encoding bifunctional DNA-formamidopyrimidine glycosylase/DNA-(apurinic or apyrimidinic site) lyase codes for MPELPEVETTRRGIAPHLEGQRVSRVVVRDRRLRWPIPEDLDVRLSGQRIVQVERRAKYLLINAEVGTLISHLGMSGNLRLVEVGMPAAKHEHVDIELESGLALRYTDPRRFGAMLWSLDPFNHELLIRLGPEPLTDLFDGERLFQLSRGRSMAVKPFIMDNAVVVGVGNIYATEALFAAGIDPRRAAGGISRARYLKLAIEIKRILAHAIERGGTTLRDFIGGDGQPGYFQQELFVYGRGGELCKVCGTGLREIRLGQRASVWCPRCQS; via the coding sequence ATGCCAGAACTGCCGGAAGTCGAAACCACCCGTCGCGGAATCGCGCCCCATCTTGAAGGCCAGCGGGTCAGCCGTGTGGTGGTCCGCGACCGCCGCCTGCGCTGGCCGATCCCGGAAGATCTCGACGTGCGGCTTTCGGGCCAGCGCATCGTGCAGGTGGAGCGGCGGGCCAAGTACCTGTTGATCAATGCCGAGGTGGGCACGTTGATCAGCCACCTGGGCATGTCCGGCAACCTGCGCTTGGTGGAAGTCGGCATGCCGGCCGCCAAGCACGAGCACGTGGACATCGAGTTGGAATCCGGCCTGGCCTTGCGCTACACCGACCCTCGCCGCTTTGGCGCGATGCTCTGGAGCCTTGACCCGTTCAATCACGAGTTGTTGATTCGCCTTGGTCCCGAGCCGTTGACCGACCTGTTCGATGGCGAACGGTTGTTCCAGCTCTCGCGGGGGCGGTCCATGGCGGTCAAGCCGTTCATCATGGACAACGCGGTGGTGGTGGGGGTGGGCAATATCTACGCGACCGAGGCCCTGTTCGCCGCCGGCATCGACCCGCGCCGGGCCGCCGGAGGCATTTCCCGGGCGCGTTACCTGAAGCTGGCGATCGAGATCAAGCGCATCCTCGCCCATGCCATCGAGCGCGGTGGCACCACGCTGCGGGACTTTATCGGCGGGGATGGCCAACCCGGCTATTTCCAGCAGGAACTGTTCGTCTACGGACGGGGCGGGGAGCTGTGCAAAGTCTGCGGCACGGGGCTGCGGGAAATCCGCCTGGGCCAGCGCGCCAGCGTCTGGTGTCCACGCTGTCAGAGCTGA
- a CDS encoding YfhL family 4Fe-4S dicluster ferredoxin encodes MSLIITDDCINCDVCEPECPNEAISQGEEIYVIDPNLCTQCVGHYDEPQCQQVCPVDCIPLDEAHPETEEQLMAKYRKITGKD; translated from the coding sequence ATGTCCCTGATCATCACCGACGACTGCATCAATTGCGACGTCTGCGAACCCGAATGCCCGAACGAGGCCATTTCCCAAGGCGAAGAGATCTACGTCATCGACCCGAACTTGTGCACCCAGTGTGTCGGCCATTACGACGAACCCCAGTGCCAACAGGTCTGCCCGGTGGATTGCATCCCCCTGGACGAGGCTCATCCGGAAACTGAAGAGCAGTTGATGGCGAAATATCGCAAGATTACGGGTAAGGATTGA
- the coaD gene encoding pantetheine-phosphate adenylyltransferase, translating to MNRVLYPGTFDPITKGHGDLVERAARLFDHVIIAVAASPKKNPLFPLEQRVELAREVTKHLPNVEVVGFSTLLAHFAKEKNANVFLRGLRAVSDFEYEFQLANMNRQLAPDVESLFLTPSERYSFISSTLVREIAALGGDITKFVHPAVADALTLRFKK from the coding sequence ATGAACCGAGTGTTGTACCCAGGTACCTTCGACCCTATTACCAAGGGCCATGGCGATCTGGTCGAACGCGCCGCGCGCCTGTTCGACCACGTGATCATTGCCGTCGCCGCCAGCCCGAAGAAAAACCCGCTGTTCCCGCTGGAACAACGTGTGGAACTGGCCCGCGAGGTCACCAAGCACCTGCCCAACGTGGAAGTGGTCGGCTTCTCGACGCTTTTGGCGCACTTTGCCAAGGAAAAGAACGCCAATGTGTTCCTGCGCGGCCTGCGGGCGGTCTCGGACTTCGAGTACGAGTTCCAACTGGCCAACATGAACCGCCAACTGGCACCGGACGTCGAGAGCCTGTTCCTGACGCCGTCGGAGCGTTATTCCTTCATTTCCTCGACCCTGGTCCGGGAAATCGCGGCGTTGGGCGGTGATATCACCAAGTTCGTCCACCCGGCCGTGGCCGATGCGCTGACCCTGCGCTTCAAGAAATAA
- a CDS encoding GMC family oxidoreductase, whose product MPVPDPFREGLARGWTTYNGAQLTQDLTLEADVAIVGSGAGGGTTAEILSAAGYRVLLIEEGPLKTSHDFTLLEDQAYSSLYQEGLGRMSKDGAITILQGRAVGGTTLINWTSSFRTPDQTLDHWAAEHNVKGHGRAEMAPWFTQMEQRLGVAPWLIPPNANNDVIRKGCEQLGYAWHVIPRNVRGCWNLGYCGMGCPTNAKQSMLVTTIPATLDKGGALLYLARAERLTIKNDAVIGLECQAMDERCVAPTGRRITVKARHYVLAGGGINSPGLLLRSDAPDPHRRLGKRTFLHLVNMSAGQFDEVINPFYGAPQSIYSDHFQWQDGTTGKMSYKLEVPPLHPALAATLLGGFGPENALHMSRLPHTHAMLALLRDGFHPDSPGGSVELRSDGTPVLDYPVTPYAWDGLRRAFHSMAEIQFAGGAKAVMPLHSDARYVKTLAEARTLIDGLDLALYRTRLGSAHVMGGCAMGEDPKTAVTDSLGRHHQLGNLSIHDGSLFPTSIGANPQLSVYGLTAQLATALAERLKNP is encoded by the coding sequence ATGCCCGTACCCGATCCCTTCCGCGAAGGCCTGGCCCGTGGCTGGACCACCTACAACGGTGCGCAACTGACCCAGGACCTGACCCTGGAAGCGGACGTGGCCATCGTCGGCAGCGGTGCTGGCGGCGGCACCACGGCAGAAATCCTCAGTGCCGCCGGCTACCGCGTGTTGCTGATCGAGGAAGGTCCGCTCAAGACCAGTCATGACTTCACGCTGCTCGAAGACCAGGCCTACAGCAGCCTGTATCAGGAAGGCCTGGGGCGCATGAGCAAGGACGGCGCCATCACCATTCTCCAGGGCCGGGCCGTCGGCGGCACGACGCTGATCAATTGGACCTCCAGCTTCCGCACGCCCGACCAGACCCTCGACCACTGGGCTGCCGAGCACAACGTAAAAGGCCACGGCCGCGCTGAAATGGCGCCCTGGTTTACGCAGATGGAACAACGCCTGGGCGTGGCGCCGTGGCTGATTCCGCCCAATGCCAACAACGACGTGATCCGCAAAGGTTGTGAACAATTGGGCTACGCCTGGCACGTCATCCCGCGCAACGTACGCGGCTGCTGGAACCTGGGCTATTGCGGCATGGGCTGCCCGACCAACGCCAAGCAGTCGATGCTGGTCACCACCATCCCGGCTACGCTGGACAAGGGCGGCGCGCTGCTTTACCTGGCGCGGGCCGAGCGTCTGACGATCAAAAACGATGCCGTCATCGGCCTCGAGTGCCAAGCCATGGACGAGCGTTGCGTGGCGCCGACAGGGCGGCGCATCACCGTCAAGGCGCGGCACTATGTATTGGCGGGCGGCGGCATCAACAGCCCAGGCCTGCTGCTGCGCTCCGATGCACCGGATCCACATCGACGCCTGGGCAAACGCACCTTCCTGCATCTGGTGAACATGTCCGCCGGGCAATTCGACGAGGTCATCAACCCGTTCTACGGCGCGCCGCAATCGATTTATTCGGATCATTTCCAATGGCAGGACGGCACCACCGGCAAAATGTCCTACAAGCTTGAAGTCCCGCCCTTGCACCCGGCCCTGGCCGCGACGCTATTGGGCGGGTTCGGTCCCGAGAACGCGTTGCACATGTCCCGACTGCCCCATACCCACGCCATGTTGGCACTGTTGCGCGACGGCTTTCATCCGGACAGCCCCGGCGGCAGCGTCGAATTGCGCAGCGACGGCACGCCCGTGCTCGATTATCCCGTTACGCCGTATGCCTGGGATGGCTTGCGCCGGGCCTTCCACAGCATGGCCGAGATCCAGTTTGCCGGCGGCGCCAAGGCGGTCATGCCCTTGCACAGCGATGCCCGCTACGTTAAGACCCTGGCCGAAGCCCGCACACTGATCGACGGACTCGACCTGGCGTTGTACCGCACACGCCTGGGCAGCGCCCACGTGATGGGCGGTTGCGCCATGGGGGAAGACCCGAAAACCGCTGTCACCGACAGCCTTGGCCGCCATCACCAACTGGGCAACCTGTCGATCCATGACGGCTCGCTGTTCCCCACCAGCATCGGCGCCAACCCGCAATTATCGGTGTACGGGCTGACCGCGCAATTAGCGACGGCCCTGGCCGAACGCCTGAAAAACCCATGA